The stretch of DNA ACCGATGCTACCAAAATGGCTACTCCAAAAAGTAAACTCGTATAAAAGGCTAAGCGATTTTTTAAACTCATGCGTCGTGTTTGAATAAATAACCAAATCCTTTTACCGTGAAAATAAATTTATCTTCGGTTTCTATTTTGTTGCGCAAATAAGAAATATACACATCTACAATATTGGTCTGATTATCGAATTGTATTCCCCAAACGGCATTCAGAATTTGCATTCGTGTGACGGTTTTATCTTTATTTTCAATGAGATAGAGAAGGAGTTTCATTTCGGTTGGAGAAAGATCAACTTCTTTTTGATTCACCGAAACTTTGTATTGATCATAATCGATGCTCAAACTCCCAAATTGTTGTAGGTTGGTAGTGGTTTCTATGAGGCGATTTGCTCTTCTTGTTAGCGCTTTGATACGAGAAAAAAG from Weeksella virosa DSM 16922 encodes:
- a CDS encoding response regulator transcription factor, yielding MNALDDGADDYLTKPFHFDELFSRIKALTRRANRLIETTTNLQQFGSLSIDYDQYKVSVNQKEVDLSPTEMKLLLYLIENKDKTVTRMQILNAVWGIQFDNQTNIVDVYISYLRNKIETEDKFIFTVKGFGYLFKHDA